The genome window ttctgtTGCAAATAATTCTGCCATTGTAGTATGAAAGCAGGCATTAACAAAACCTATATGAATTCCAACaaacctttatttttataaaaataggcaGAAGGcaggatttggcccatgggctgtagtttgctgacccatGCTCCAGGTGTGTCTGTTTCTTTAAGCTGTTAATCTGAGCTTAAAGTATAGGGGACGTGAACAGTAGGTCGAGAATAATAGTATCTGGGTGAGATTATAAGGTAGTAGGAGTTGGCATTTGGGTGGTTACTGGCTAAAATCCGGTGATTGCTTTCAGAacacttaataattttttttatctctttctagATTTGATGTGGCTAGCATGATGTCTGTTACACTCAGTTGTGATCATCGGGTTGTGGACGGAGCAGTTGGAGCCCAGTGGCTTGCTGAGTTTAGAAAGTACCTTGAAAAACCTATCACCATGTTGTTATAAGTTAACCCTAGAATTTCTAGACTCTCCCAGGTCACATTGGTTCATTCTTACCCAGATATTTATATGTTATTAAATAGgtggttctttttattttaaagttaaccAGTTATTTTTATCTATGAGTCTTTCCAGTTAAGTTATTTGTAATAGGCATTACTGAGTTTTTTTTAATGCCAATTATACCCAAATATTGTGCACATTTAATAACAccatattttaggctttgtactCCTCATCAAGAGACATGTATCTTAGCCTTTGGGTGATAAGTACTTCCACCAGGAAATGTAGGATAGGCAGAAATGTGGTTCCCTAAGCACAGGTATGTAAAAGTAACCTGGATGAAACCTTGAAGTTCTGAAATTTTATAGCCTAAAATGTTTTGCTTAGATGTTAGGGAAAGAGAAGTCAGGAAAATTAGTTCTCATGGGAGGAATTGTTTGAACTGAAGCTTGATTTTCAAATTTAACcctgaattaaattttattacgTGATCTCGGTTTATCATGGATGGGAAGGGTAGAGAACTTcacagaaaataagtgaaattttaaaagtctacatTTTCTAAGACCTTTTCAACCAGTTgttctttgtttacttttctaTGAACCCCTAAGTGGTTGTTTTCCCTTCTTGAGATGACATAAATGTAAACCAGATGACTTGGTATAATTGAAAATTTATATGGGTATTTATTCAAATAACTTAAATGTGTAATTCTGAGAGCAGAATTCTACAATAACCTCCAAATAAAAGAACATGCTTATAGAATTTAACAGAAGTTGTGAAAATAGAATTTTCCCTCTAACATTAACTGGTAGTTAACTGCAAACAAATTATCACAGCTTTATTACTCAAATAACTCTGGAAAACTCTACCAAATAATTATGGGATATATATGGAATAGGTGTACATATGTAAAATATGGTTACTAGAGTTGGATATGTGCCAAAGTCCATTTATCACCAAGTCCTATTTGAAGAGAAAGGAGTGTGATGGGGAGATCATTGGTGAACAGTTTGGAGTGCTAAAAAATGATGCCCAAACAAAATGGTACTTTCTACTTggataaagttgaaaaattaaatgtgtaTAAAAAACCATTGTGTGTTTTTCCACTCCAGCATTGTCTCATGTAAAATAAGAAAGCCCTAAAATCCTGTTGGAGAGAAAAAAGGTTGCTACCTTATCAgcctaaattcttttttccatttcgttatgttttgcctttcttttggagggaaggaggaggtgcTATCAGGATGATAAAAATGAATTGGGAACATCATGATTCCAGACTTGCTATTGAAATGAtgtgttttaataaatgtttggaaTTATTTATGACTATTTAAAATAAGTCTGACCAATGCTTCCTTGTATATGTAGTATGTGGAGCTACCCCTGAAATAATGCAGTGTTTCACTGGTGATTCTATTTctaaatgttcattattacatGGTGCACAAGTGACACTCCATATATTCCACAAACATTTGCCTTGCTCTGTTATTATGAAAACAATTTAATACATTAATCTGACTTTTCAGTAATTAGTAATTTTAGGTCGAACTGGAGATTATGCAAAAGGAACAAATTTATCACAAGGGACCATCATCAGTATGAGCCAAATCTGGTTCAAATATGAAACTTCAAAGATAATTCATTCTTTGTTAATGCTATGGCTCTATTGTTcccttgaaagaaaaacaaaaacagttacCTTCTGATAAAAAATTGTTCTGAGTTAAAAATTAATCTGAGCTATAATCTAAATCTGGATTCAATCCATATCTCTTACCAGAACTGAAAAAAGTTAGAAATAGTGTTTTTGGTTCAAATaagattgtttaaaaattaaactgtttCCTATGTGTCTGGTCTAATTTTTGAtttgtttgtaattattttttttcacattgatCCAGGGACAGCTATGTATGTATAAGCTCTCAATACAGATACATTTTGAGTTTATATAATTGGTAAAAATAAGGACTGAGTTTAGGAGGATATAATCTAATACTGTAAGTCCAAGGAGTTACCGAAGTACCCCATGTTGGTGTGTAGCACTTATTACCAAGATGGAAAGCATGGTCTGGCTCTGTTAGATAATTTATTCCCAATTCTCAGGTTTGTAAATGTGAAGTTATAGTATCCCAAGTTATGCTCTACAAAAAGAGTAGACCAATATGTGAGAGATGACAGGAATGTTTCAAGGAATAGTTATCACGTCATAATACACAAGTCCTTGAATACATGGGGAAATCATAAGCACTACTGATAAGTGATCTAAAATCAAGTTTGTAGAAAAATCTGGtctctagggccgagcccgtggcgcactcggtagagtgctgcgctgggagtgcggcgacgctcccgccgcgggttcggatcctatataagactgaccagtgcactcactggctgagtgccggtcacgaaaaaaaaaaaaaaaaaaaaaaaaaaaaaaaaaatctggtctCTAAATAAAGGATAATTGATGtccatttaaaataacttttagggccgagcctgtggcgcactcgggagagtgcggcgctgggagcgcggcgacgctcccgctgcgggttcagatcctacataggaatggccagtgcaacATTTTGCTTTTTGTAGGCAGGGAAAGGTAGAGAtgtttttattaacataaaatcCATTGAAATAATATGCTTgagaatattttggaaaataactaGAATGTAAATTTAACACTTTAACATTAAGTATATTAGATCTTGATAGGTATTTCATTGAGTACACAAACCCATAGATACTGACTTATGTGGCACCTATAGTGAGTGCAAGAGTAGAGATCAGTCAGTTCCACGTAGTTAGGAAGGGGGAGATTCTAGGAAATACGTTTGGGGGCGACTCTGTAGAAGGAAAGATAGGGTGAAGGCATTCCAAGTTTTCTGAGGGATGAGAGTGTAATAGGTTTGTTAATTTTAGGAAATTATACAGTTCCAGAAAGTTTTCAGAAGATAAATTATCCTATTGCTAGTAGCATTCAAATCCAGTATTTGAATTAGgcttaagaaaattatatttgcttttatttttatttttttggcagctggtcagtatggggatttgaacccgtgACTTTGGTttttataaggctgcattctaaccagatgagctaactggacagccctatatttgcttttaaatgtGACATATCAACTATTACACATATATTAGtttctaaagttaaaaattacatttatagaCCTTATGTTGAACTAAAAACTGATAATTACAGGGAAGTTGTTTTGTATATAGAAAAGACGATTAAGGGGTGGCTGAAGTTTGATGTACATATTGCTTACTTGGGATATAAACTGGATAGTTGGTACCTTTGTATTTGACAGCTTAGAAGAGATGAATGGAAGTTGAAACGTATATCACTTCTGTACTTTTGATCATTTCTTTAGGAGAAAAGCTCTTGTCCCAAAGTCAACTCTTTTTTCTCAAATTAGAGATACATATATTTTGCTTATGATATGCAATATCCAATTACTATTACTATGTCATATCCAGTCCACAGACAAGACCCTATCTAATATTAAAAAGTCTGGCTGGGATGCTTGGATTCCTGGCTGAGCTGTTTTGAAGAACAGATGTTCATAGAAGCATAGTTtgaatattattatatttggCAATGTAGCTTTATTGCTGGAAGAAATTTTACTGCTACATCCCATCCTGGCAATAAACTTcttggctggttggttagctcagttggttagagccagatgttataacaccacagtcaagggtttggatccccagaccacccagacaacagaaaaaagaaaacccaaaaactTACTGCACAGTCTGGGTTTTTTTcctgatgtaaacatttattagagacttaaaattttttttcatgcagTAAACCAAGAGTTTTCACATTACTTAAAACAAGTACATCGTGGCAatactgtttttaatattttctggttGATGCCAAGTTTATTTGATAAGGAAAAAGAATGAGTTAAAAAAGATAGATAAAACAACAGCTGAAGAGAAAACATCATTACATCAAAAGGAACtcttagaaaatacagaattagTGTTTAAGATAAACTACTATGTCTTTACCCACAATGAAGTTCTTAAAATTCGTATGACTTTAGTACCAAAAACCCAAAATATGATGCTCTTGTTTTATGCCAATGGCATTGTGATCATTAATGTAGATTTCTCTTTGATAAATTTTGCTGTAGTCATTTCACTATCAACAGGTTCTGGAAGATCCAGATGTAATCTGTACTTCTCAGAGACCTCGATCAATAAATCATCCTAAGAATAATAAagcaagagattttttaaaagatgaaaatataaaaaagttccTGTTTAACATTAGTTATTGGATTATTGTTCCCAGTTATTCCATCCTTTCCCTCAAGAGGATCCCGCTTATTCCCATTCAACTTGGAATGAATGAGCAATAAAATTACTGTTCTAAATCCCTGAgattttgaggttatttgacattGCTACTCAATACATCAAATGCTACAGCACCACAAGTAGGGTGCTGCCGTCCAAAATTATGTGGAATTGACTTTGGGGCTGGCTAGCAAAGAGCAAGGCAACTTATTTGAGCCTGGAAAGATAGTGATCCATGTTTCATAGTGATAAAGCCCCTTAGTGACACTACCACAATAATTTGGAAGACAAAAAATGTACCTAGTTAATTTGTGGCTTTAGGTGAAGTGGGAAAACAATGTTGGTAGCATGTGTTGGGTCTGTTGTCTACATTTAACAAGGTATTACAAGgggcccgcccgtggctcactcgggagagtgcggtgctgataacaccaaggccctgggttcggatcccatatagggatggccggtttgctcactggctgagcgtggtgctgacaacaccaagtcaagggttaagatccccttaccggtcatcttttttaaaaaaacaacaacaacaacaacaaaaaaaacaaggtattacaagaaagaaaggaactcaGAAAAGAATTGCCCAGTGTGTAAGTAGAATTGAAAGGGCTCAAACATTCTCAGACTTGATGGCTGAAAAAtggaacaaatttttattttcaaccaGTAAAGgataaaattgagaaattatttttatcaacaAAGGCTGATTAAGACAGTGTAGTGGCAAAGGCTAAATCACAAATCTTTATGCCCTTTGCTAAAGCCTCTGAATGGATTAAGGTGAACTTCAGTAAATCTTCACATTTGGCTAAAATGAAGCAATTAAGTCTAACGAGACAGGCAGGTCTTGAATATGGGTGTGTCTAAAAAAGAATACTGGGGATAGCAGTGACtggaatcaaagaaataaaatgctacCAGCTTGGACTAAAACTGACTTCAAAGTTTAAAACACCTTTTGGACCCCAACATTCCATGAGCAGGAAACAGGCTGAGAAAGCTGTTCAGCACTTAAGAATGGCATATTCTCCAATACTCTTTTCAGATGTGACCAAGGTGGatactggaaaaggaaaaatcttCTCAAGAATAGAGCTGAAGGTCATGGAAAACAATGCAACTGGGGAGCTAGGTAATCAAGAAATCTTCTAAGGGACCTAAGCAAGAACATCCTCTACCTACAGGAAAAGGACCCTCGTACTAGGATTTCAGAATTGCTGTGTGCCAGTAACTGTACTGTGCCTCatattcttcccatttctttctttcttttttcttttttttttaaaagatgaccggtaaggggatcttaacccttgacttggtgttgtctgcaccacgctcacccggtgagctaaccggccatccctatatgggatccgaacccgtggccttggtgttaccagcaccacactctcccgagtgagccacagggccggcccatatTCTTCCCATTTCTGAATTGAGATGGTGAATTACGGTCATCCTTTCCCCATTCCACATTGTATGGTGGATGGGGTTAGGGTAATAGATAACCTGTCATAGGTCCATGGTTCAAGAGGAGACTAATATAGATTAAGATAGCAAAATCCTGGACTTTGGCGTCTGATACTGGGATTGGAGGTGTTTTCCTTGGGGAAACAAGCAAATATTTGTGACCAAGAGAGGAAACTGTGGTAAACTGAAGAACTGTTCTCAATTATTTGCTCTTTAGTAAGAGGATTATACATTCCTGCTATGTGACTTCCTATGACTAcatttgagaaaatatatttcccagTCTTATTGAAATAAGACTTGGCCTTGCGACTTGGGTCCACAGAATGTGAGTAGAAGTGATATATGCCATGTCTGAAGGGAAGTTTTAGGATACATTGCATGGTTTGACCACTTTTATTTTCCCTCTGCCATGAAAATTGCATATCCCAGACGGGTATTGCTCCTTTACCTGGATCTTGAAATGTTGACTCACGGAAGAAAGCAGGCCTAGTGACATGTAACCTGAGCAAATTATTGCAAGGCCCTGAAATTTTGGAGTTTGTTACTACAGCATAATATAGTGAATGCTGACTGATACAAATTTATAGTGTCCATTCAACTTACCTCAGAAACACTAAGGTTACAGAGAGAGACTGAATTAATACCAGGTAATTCAACTTTCAATTCAATTTTCAGTGGTTTCTCATTCTGATCCTTTACAATTTTTAATTCATAGGTTGGTATCTTCACCTCCACCTGGATTTCAGTACTGGAAATCTCTTCTATCAGACACTCTGCTTTGCATGAAACTTGTTCTTTTGACAGTAACAGTTGAGGAAAGTGATCTGAATTACTCCCAGTACTGCTTCTTATCTGTTCAAGAGTTAGTTCTTTACGataaaaaaggagaggaaataaaatcacaaattaatcTACGACTTAAAATACTATCAGGCTATGAAGTTGTAGTGTTATATGAGATGGCAGATAAAGCTGCAGTTAAATTAGTTTGGGAATCTTAAGTCAAAATAATCTTAAAGAATTTGGTCGAAAAAATTGCaggatttaaaaatcttttaaggaTATTCTATAATTTCTAATAtctaatgtttacatttttctatcttaagtttctcatcttttaaaattgagACTTCTAGTTTGCAAAATGTATACAGGATATAAAGACTCTTAAATAAGTTTACATTCATCAACTTaccctttcttattttttctcttaaatctgTGGAATCAGTTTGGATTcccatcagattttttttcattctttgaatGCTTCCTTTTATTCTAAATTTGGTAATATGGTAAGAGTGTGACAGAGTGAACTGGAGTTGCTCCTCAATGCATTTCATGGCCATCTGTATTAACTGATCTTTTTTCACTTGGTCTTTTTCTGCTGCTTGAAGAACATCAGGATTGTAGGCAACATTGATGACTGTGTAAGCATCTGTGTGTGTAATTCAGAGGGTGTGAAATAAAGACAGCTTGTTTTGCTAATGATATTGTCAGGTAATATATTAATTGACATTCCTGataaagttagaaaatataaattctgtatttttaggAGGCAATCACAATCCTACATACACAAAATTCCAATTAGGGCATTTTTGTGTGAGTTAAAAATAGCTtatattattagaaaaattaaacagtattAAATTTGCATAAAGGTACACTAATTTGTCATCATATTATcactaaatataatattttacttgAAACGTTTTACCAAGTAAAATCCAGTCGATGCTTATTCccagtaaaaaattttaaatgtgctttctTCCTTAATTCTTTATACCTGATATCTCAGACGTATCTTCTGCTCTGCCAACAGTTAGAGGAACCAGATGAGTGGTTGATTGGGGAGCCGGGATCCTTTTCCACTGACATAGGttgataaaaagtattttttcttttggtttctagaaagcaaataattttgcatatctcaaaacctatttaaaaaatttttttaagaataatatCCTGAAGGCAACTCATCACAGAGTTGGAAGATGGAGTAAGTTGGAAGTGTTTGGTAAATTATACTTTTTCACTTGATTTTCCCAAAGCTGTTGGCTTCTCATCAAGAATCTAGTTGCTGGTCCCAGAGgaaatgggaagaaagagaggaaattgATATAAGAAGTTGTACCAGGTGAATTTGACCCTATTTCACCACTTCCTTATCTCCCAAACAAATAAGTTCTCTATTTGAAAAGGCCccagagggctggcccatggctcacttgggagagtgtggtgctgataacaccaaggccacaggtttggatccctatatagggatggctggttagctcacttcggagagcctggtgctgacaacaccaagtcaagggttgagatccccttaacggtcatattcttataaaaaagataaaaataaaagaaaaggccccagggctggcaggttagctcatttggttagagcctAGTGCAGAAAGCAccgaagtcaagggttcagatccccttcctggccctctccctccaccccaaaaAGCTCCAACTCCATGATTCTATATTAAATCATTAcattactttttgttttcattctagcAGAAAAATATGGCTCATTTTGAGATCTCCACAATACATCAAGTATGAATTTCCCATTCTTGTTCCTTCAACACAATCTTTCACattacatttcatatttttatttagagaGGTAAGTTTCCCTCAAGTTTTCTTGTGTTAAAGTAGCAAGagcatactggccagctgcaaaaaaaaggagggggggggGTAGAATGAGCTAACGGTAAAGTTTTATCTGCTTGTTCCAGGATCATTTCATTCAAGACCTACCTATCACTGGCACCAACTCTACATACCAGGATCCTGGTCTGTACACAGAGCTGGGGTTCTGGGGCAGCACAGAGCTGTTTCCCCTCTTTTAGTTGCTGTTGAATGAACTTCTCATAGCCCTGAGGGTCACTTCCAGCCAGATCATCCAGGAGGTTCCAGAACTGAGTAACTTGAGTGAGCAGACCCTGTGAGGATATCTCCATGATTGATGGTGAATAGGCCTCTTAAGCCTGCGGAAAGACAGGACTTAAGGGGATAAAAGCCTATGTAGCTATTGGTTCATTTCCTCTTCTGGGGGAAGAACGGGCCAGGAGTTGTTTTGGTGAAGTTAGCAGCTATCCTTAACACCTATGTCTAAAAGATTGTGGCTCAGCACCACCTTATCTTTTCCTTATCCTCTATCTAGTACTCTTCCCTAAATTCTCAAGTTGTCCTTTCAGATAAGGCCCTACCTCCACCTGGACCCTCACAATCCCTGAGGGCGCAGAGCAGTCATTTTAAGTCAGAATTTTCCGATAATCTTCTTATCCCAACACCGGGGTATTGGCTGACTGGTGCCTCCCCAGTCCTGAAATTGCTAGAGGTCCATATGAGAATTCTTCAATCTTCAGTATCGTTTAGTAGTTAAAAGCATGGACTCCGGAGCCAAAATGCCTAAATTCCAGTCTTAGCTCTATCTCTTactaagctgtgtgaccttgagcaattaATGTATATATGTACCTCAGTTTGTTCTgctaaaaatgaagacaataatacctatttcatagggttattgtgaggattaaataggcGAAACAAAGAGGCTTGGACCCTTGCTAAACACTAAATGAGAGTAACATTCTCTCCGTCTTCAGATAGCTCCTCGGCTCCCTCTCCCACGGGAGATGAGTCCCACAGTATCCTCAAAATGAGGAAGTTTAGATTCTTCAAATACTGTATTAGGGTTAGAATAACTGGTATACTTAACTAACGGGCAATCATTCCAGATGAACCCACCTCCTCTCTCGGTTCCTTGAAAAACAGCGACTCCTGTTACCAGGGTAACCAGACTGTGTACAACACCTAATTGGGTCCGGGAAGCTCCAAGCAGAAAGGTCTTTTTACATCCAGTTCCGGAATCTCCTCCTTCTAGTGCGGAGCTTGCTTTTCTGCTGGGCCCAACCCACTTTTCCCGGAAATCTGCTTCACTCTGACACGATCTCTAGAAGGTCCTGGAAACCCTCTCCGCGGGAGTTCCTGCATCTCACGTTGGTGGGAAGATTTTCTCAGGAGCACGACTTCCGGCCTGAAAGGGAAGCCGCCTCATTTTTCACTCAGACCgcttcctcccccccacccccgccacgcGAGGCTGCGGCGCACGGTATGGGAGTGTTTGTGGGTATTTGTGTGGGGAGGGCGTTTGGAGGGAAGGTTACCGGGAGCTCCAAGGCCGATGGGGGGCAGGGATCCCGGTGACAAAGATGGGggtattttctttgtcttccacTTGGAAACCTCAGCACCCCCTTCAGGCACCCTAGACACTTCCTGGGGCCCAACCGAAGGTCGTAAACATCCAGAGCGACTCCAGCCTTTCTGAGGAGTGAAACCCAAGTCCCGGGGTCCATCCCAGCGGAGCGTGAGCGGGGAATGCCCCGGTCAACCGGGCCGTCCGGATTCCGCGCCGGCGCAGCCTCGGGCCTCAGTTCGGGAGAGAGATCTGTCTGTCGGTCTGGGCTGAGGGAAAGGCAGCGGTGGCCTGGGCCACTGGTGAGGGCAGAATAACCGGTGGGAAGCCTGCGTTTTCACGAAGGACTCGGGTGAAGCTGCAGAGCTGACTTTTAGCCCTGACTCCTTGGCTTCCTGGGTCGGAGGAGATCTTGTAATGGAGTGGTTCTTCGTCTCACACTAACAAGATGCCTGATATCCTCAGGATCGTGGGGTGAGTGAGCGTGGGGTGGTTGAACAATGCCCCTGCTAGCTACATGCGTGAGTATCCTTGTCATCTAGTCTTTGGAGGCTTATGTACAAaataggaaagaaacaaaatgccCCTGAATGGAGAAATTTAGGACATGTTTGCATTGGATGTTTTTAGGTGTCAGTTTTTGTTACTGTTTACATTTGTGGTTCCTAACACTCAAATCTAGGTATCTGCTTTATCACAAACTAATTTGGGGATTCAAAATTTGATTTCTAATCTGGACATTGATATACATCTTTTGCTGGGACTACGTGGCCTGGGGCAAGTTATAGCTTTAAGGGAAATTCATCTACAAAATAGGGATGGAGATACTTGCCTTATACGAAACagaattattgtgagaattaaataaaatggtgCTCGTGAAAGCACTTAATTTTGTGCAATCTTATGCAGTTTCACAGAACTTTAATGTACATTATTTCCTTTCATCATAGTAGTGTGGTTAGGCATTTCCCCATTTTAAGGGTTAAGGAAAAACTTCCTCAGGATCTCTGGCTTCTAGTTCAGTGATCATTCCTttacttcattcttctttataaaacTTAAGAAAAGATAAGATAATAAAGGAAACTATTATTAAATGgtatttattgattcatttcaGATTGAAGAATGTCCCGGGTCCCATTGGGGAAAGTCCTCCTGAGGAATGTCATCCGGCACACAGATGCTCACAATAAGGTGGGAGGTACACCCCAGTCATTCCTTAACACTTAATGAGGGCATACAGtgtgtcaagcattatttggcaCAGTTGGGATATACAAAGATGGTAAAACAGATAGTTACAATAAAGCCTGACAAATACTGTGTAATAGAGACATTTACCTTTAcatttgttttcctcattttgatTTAGAGCACTAAGGAAGGAATAATGAAATCTGACTTGGGGAAATAGAAAACACTTCATCAAATGAGCGGTATTTGAGCTGctgatatttgaattttttttttttttaaagatgaccggtaaggggatcttaacccttgacttggtggtgtcagcaccacgctctctcaagtgagctaaccggccatccctatatagggatctgaacccgtggccttggtgttgtcagcactacactcttcCAAGtcagccacaggccggcccttgaaCTGGTTTTTGATGAATGGGTATACCTCAACCAGATATAAAAGATCATTCTGGACAGAGAGAGCATCATGTACTAATGTGTGGCAACAAGAAAGAGCATTAGTCACATGGGGCATGGCCAGAAACTGTATGCATCCAGGATGTAGGGGATAGTGGCAGAAGACAAGGCCTGAGTGGTAAATTAGAGTTGCATTGAGATTCATTAGACAATGAATTGGAGATGAAACTTTTTCCTTGGAGATGAGACTTTTTCCTTTAGGCAATAAAGAAACCATCAGATGTTTTTAAGCTGGGTGTGACATGAtcatatttgtattttagaaagatgatTTGTCAGCTGGGTAGGGAATAGATCAGATGGGCAGAGATAGTAGGAAGACCAATTAGGAGGGAATTGCAATATTCCAGGTGAGA of Cynocephalus volans isolate mCynVol1 chromosome 4, mCynVol1.pri, whole genome shotgun sequence contains these proteins:
- the PIH1D2 gene encoding PIH1 domain-containing protein 2; this encodes MEISSQGLLTQVTQFWNLLDDLAGSDPQGYEKFIQQQLKEGKQLCAAPEPQLCVQTRILKPKEKILFINLCQWKRIPAPQSTTHLVPLTVGRAEDTSEISDAYTVINVAYNPDVLQAAEKDQVKKDQLIQMAMKCIEEQLQFTLSHSYHITKFRIKGSIQRMKKNLMGIQTDSTDLREKIRKELTLEQIRSSTGSNSDHFPQLLLSKEQVSCKAECLIEEISSTEIQVEVKIPTYELKIVKDQNEKPLKIELKVELPGINSVSLCNLSVSEDDLLIEVSEKYRLHLDLPEPVDSEMTTAKFIKEKSTLMITMPLA